The Deltaproteobacteria bacterium genome has a segment encoding these proteins:
- the clpP gene encoding ATP-dependent Clp endopeptidase proteolytic subunit ClpP, with protein sequence MTLIPIVVEQDTRGERAYDIYSRLLKDRIVFLGATIDDYMANLMIAQLLFLEAEDPDKDIHMYINSPGGIVTSGLAIYDTMQYIKPNISTLCLGQASSMAALLLAAGAKGMRYALPHSRILIHQPLGGVQGQATDVGIQAREILRIKEELNQVLVDHTGQPYEKVEKDTDRDFYMTGEQAREYGIVDNVISKRKELTGQTQ encoded by the coding sequence ATGACTTTAATACCTATTGTTGTTGAACAGGATACCCGGGGCGAACGGGCTTATGACATCTATTCCCGTTTGTTGAAAGACCGAATCGTTTTTTTGGGGGCCACTATAGATGATTACATGGCCAACCTGATGATCGCCCAGCTCCTTTTTCTTGAAGCCGAAGACCCGGATAAGGATATCCATATGTACATCAATTCACCCGGTGGTATCGTTACTTCCGGGTTGGCGATCTATGACACCATGCAATATATCAAACCCAATATTTCGACCCTTTGTCTGGGTCAGGCCTCCAGCATGGCCGCCTTGTTGCTGGCTGCCGGGGCCAAAGGCATGCGTTATGCCCTGCCCCACTCCAGGATCCTCATCCATCAACCTTTGGGGGGCGTCCAGGGACAAGCCACCGACGTAGGCATCCAGGCCCGCGAAATTTTGAGGATTAAAGAAGAATTGAATCAAGTTTTAGTGGATCATACCGGCCAGCCTTATGAGAAAGTCGAGAAAGATACGGACCGGGATTTCTACATGACCGGTGAACAGGCCCGAGAGTACGGCATTGTCGATAATGTCATTTCGAAAAGAAAAGAACTTACCGGGCAAACCCAATAA